In the genome of Sphingopyxis sp. YF1, the window GTCGATGCACGGAAATTCGTCGCTGTCGGCATAGACCACCGCCATGTTCCGCTCGCGCAGCATGGCGATGAAGGCCGGATCGCGGAAGCTTTCGTGGCGGACCTCGATCGCGTGGCGGAGCGGGAGGCCGTCCTGCGTGTCGGGCAGCAGGTCGAGGAAGCCCGCGAAATCGTCGCGGTCGAATTTCTTGGTCGCCATGAACTGCCAGTGGATCGGGCCGAGCCGGTCGCCGAGCCGCGTCAGCCCCTGCGTCAGGAATTTCTCGATCGAGGCCGCGCCTTCCTTCAGAATCTTGCGGTTGGTCGTGAAGCGCGACGCCTTGACGCTGAACTTGAAGCCGTCGGGGACCGACGCGGCCCAGTTGGAGAAGCTTTCGGGCTTCTGGCTGCCATAATAGGTGCCGTTGATCTCGATCCCGGTCAGCTGCTGCCCGGCATATTCAAGCTCGCGCTTTTGCGCGAGGCCCGCGGGATAGAAGGGGCCGCGCCACGGTTCGAAGGTCCAGCCGCCGATGCCGACATGGATGCTCATAAATCACCTCCGTCATCCCGGCGAAGGCCGGGATCTCAACGTTGCGTTCGCCGCACCGGCGAGATCCCGGCCTTCGCCGGGATGACGGGTGAGCGTGTTACGCCAGCGCGGCGTCGGCCCCCATCAGGTTCGGGAAGAACCCCTCATGCGCTTCGCGCAGTTCGGCGAGCGTCACCTGATGATCACTGCCTTCCAGTTCGAAGACGATCCGGTCCTTGATCGTGCGTCCGACGGGGTCGACCGGCACGTCGGCGCGGCCTGCGGCGTCGAGGAAGTCGGCGAGGCAGGTGTCGCAGACGGTAACGAGGTAAAGGCCCTGGTCCTCGCCGAAGAAGCTTTCGGCGACGCCGAACGGCTGTTCTTCGCTGACCAGCACGCCGATGTTCGACTTCAGCGCCATTTCGGCGAGCGTTACTGCGAGGCCGCCGTCCGAGACGTCGTGGCACGCGGTGATCCAGCCGGCGTTGATTGCTTGGCGGATGAAGTCGCCGGTGCGCTTTTCGGCCTTGAGGTCGACGGGCGGCGGCGGGCCTTCTTCGCGGCCCAGAATTTCGCGCAGCCACACCGACTGGCCGAGGTGGCCGGCGCGTTCGCCGACCGCGAGCACGATATCGCCGGTGCGTTTGAAGCCGATGCCGACCGCGCGGCTCAGATCCTCGATCACGCCGACGCCGCCGATCGCGGGGGTGGGCAGGATCGCGCTGCCGCCGCCGGTCGCCTTGGACTCGTTGTAGAGGCTGACGTTGCCCGACACGATCGGATAGTCGAGCGCGCGGCACGCCTGCGCCATGCCGTCGAGGCAGCCCGTGATCTGGCCCATGATTTCGGGGCGCTGCGGATTGGCGAAATTGAGGCAGTTGGTGATCGCGAGCGGGGTCGCGCCGACCGCGCTGATGTTGCGCCAGGTTTCGGCGACCGCCTGCTTGCCGCCCTCGACGGGGTCGGCGTAGCAATAGCGCGGGGTGCAATCGGTCGACATGGCGAGCGCGCGGTTGGTGCCGTGGATGCGCACCAATGCGGCGTCGCCGCCGGTCTGCACCGTGTCGGCGCCGACCTGGCTGTCGTACTGCTCCCAGATCCAGCGGCGGCTGGCAATGTCGGGGGTGCCCATCAGCGTCCTGAGATCGGCGGCGACGTCCTTCGTCTCGGGGACGTTCGTCAGCTCGGCCTGCTTCGGCGTCGGCACATGCGGGCGGTCATAGAGCGGCGCGTCGTCGGCGAGCGGCGCGAGCGGGATGTCGCAGACGATCTCGCCATGATGTTCGAGCACCATGCGGCCGGTGTCGGTGACGGTGCCGATGACCGCGAAGTCGAGTTCCCATTTGTGGAAGATCGCCTGCGCAAACTCTTCCTTGCCGGGCTTCAGCACCATCAGCATGCGTTCCTGGCTTTCCGAGAGCATCATCTCGTACGCCGTCATGCCGGTTTCGCGCTGCGGTACATCGTCCATCTTGAGGTGGAGGCCGACGCCGCCCTTCGACGCCATTTCGACCGACGAGGAGGTGAGGCCCGCGGCGCCCATGTCCTGGATCGCGACGATCGCGTCCGACGCCATCAGTTCGAGGCACGCCTCGATCAGCAATTTTTCGGTGAAGGGGTCGCCGACCTGGACGGTCGGGCGCTTTTCCTCGGCATCCTCGCCGAAGTCTGCCGACGCCATCGTCGCGCCGTGGATGCCGTCGCGGCCGGTCTTGGACCCGACATAGACGATCGGATTGCCGACGCCCGATGCGGCCGAATAGAAGATCTTGTCCTGTTCGGCGACGCCGACGGTCATCGCGTTGACGAGGATATTGCCGTCATAGGCCTTGTGGAAATTGACCTCGCCGCCCACCGTCGGCACGCCGACGCAATTGCCGTAGCCGCCGATGCCGTGGACGACGCCCGAGATGAGATGCTTCATCTTCGGATGGTCGGGACGCCCGAAACGCAGCGCGTTGAGGTTCGCGACGGGGCGCGCGCCCATGGTGAAGACGTCGCGCAAAATGCCGCCGACCCCGGTCGCCGCGCCCTGATAGGGCTCGATATACGACGGGTGGTTGTGGCTCTCCATCTTGAAGATGGCGGCGAGCTTCTTGCCGTCGGGCCCTTCGCCGATGTCGATGACACCGGCATTCTCGCCGGGACCGCAGATCACCCATGGGGCTTCGGTGGGGAGCTTCTTGAGGTGGAGGCGCGAGCTTTTGTAGCTGCAA includes:
- the purL gene encoding phosphoribosylformylglycinamidine synthase subunit PurL codes for the protein MTQTAAAPASVITPEIVAEHGLSPEEYDRVLAALGREPNLVELGIFSVMWSEHCSYKSSRLHLKKLPTEAPWVICGPGENAGVIDIGEGPDGKKLAAIFKMESHNHPSYIEPYQGAATGVGGILRDVFTMGARPVANLNALRFGRPDHPKMKHLISGVVHGIGGYGNCVGVPTVGGEVNFHKAYDGNILVNAMTVGVAEQDKIFYSAASGVGNPIVYVGSKTGRDGIHGATMASADFGEDAEEKRPTVQVGDPFTEKLLIEACLELMASDAIVAIQDMGAAGLTSSSVEMASKGGVGLHLKMDDVPQRETGMTAYEMMLSESQERMLMVLKPGKEEFAQAIFHKWELDFAVIGTVTDTGRMVLEHHGEIVCDIPLAPLADDAPLYDRPHVPTPKQAELTNVPETKDVAADLRTLMGTPDIASRRWIWEQYDSQVGADTVQTGGDAALVRIHGTNRALAMSTDCTPRYCYADPVEGGKQAVAETWRNISAVGATPLAITNCLNFANPQRPEIMGQITGCLDGMAQACRALDYPIVSGNVSLYNESKATGGGSAILPTPAIGGVGVIEDLSRAVGIGFKRTGDIVLAVGERAGHLGQSVWLREILGREEGPPPPVDLKAEKRTGDFIRQAINAGWITACHDVSDGGLAVTLAEMALKSNIGVLVSEEQPFGVAESFFGEDQGLYLVTVCDTCLADFLDAAGRADVPVDPVGRTIKDRIVFELEGSDHQVTLAELREAHEGFFPNLMGADAALA
- a CDS encoding DUF72 domain-containing protein; translation: MSIHVGIGGWTFEPWRGPFYPAGLAQKRELEYAGQQLTGIEINGTYYGSQKPESFSNWAASVPDGFKFSVKASRFTTNRKILKEGAASIEKFLTQGLTRLGDRLGPIHWQFMATKKFDRDDFAGFLDLLPDTQDGLPLRHAIEVRHESFRDPAFIAMLRERNMAVVYADSDEFPCIDEQTADFTYARLQRSREDVETGYDAAALDQWARQAKDWAKGGRDVFLFFIAGAKVRNPAAAQALIARL